The Candidatus Rokuibacteriota bacterium genome segment TGCGGACACCGGCGCGGATCATCTATGTAGTCTGCGAACCGGAAGCGCTAGGCCCCCGCCGCGTCGGGGCTTGACTTCGCCAGGCCGGTGGTGTTGACTGAGCGCTCAGTATGACCGAACTGGTCGTCGCCTCCATCAAGGACGGGGAGCGCGTGCGGGAGCGCCGCGAGCGTCTCGTCAGCGCCGCCACGGACGTGTTCGTGCGCAAGGGCTACCACCTGGCCACGGTCCGCGACATCGGGCGCGAGGCCGGCTTCACGCAGGGCACGATCTACAACTACGTCCGCTCCAAGGCCGACATCCTCTACCTCGTCTGTGACGAGGTGGTCACCGCCTACCAGGCCGCGGTGCGCCGGGCCATCGACGGCATCGTCGATCCCGCGGCGCGGCTCCGCGCGGCGCTCCGGGCGATCGTCGAGGTCATGCTCGCGCGCCAGGAGCAGATCCTGCTCCTCTACCACGAGAGCCACTCCCTCGACCCCAAGGCCGTGCGCGCGCTGCTGGCCCGGGTCGAGGAGTTCATCCAGACCTTCGAGGAGATGCTCGCCGCCGTTCGGGGGCGCCGCGGATTCGCGGTCGAGCACCGGCGGCTCGCGGCGAACATCGTGACGTTCCTCCCCACCATGGTGGCCCTGCGCCGCTGGGACCTGACCCGGCGCGTTCCCCCCGCCGTCCTGGTCCCCGGGCTGACGGATTTCATGCTCCGGGGGCTCGGCGTCGTCGGGGAGGCCGCCCATGCGCCGCGTCCTCGTAGGCCGTCGGCTCGTCGCCACCCCCGGAGCACATCCCCACGACCTCGTCGTCGACAGGAGGGCAGCCAATGAAACGGGAAGGGTCGATCCCTCGACGGACATTCCTCAGGGCCGGTGCAGCCGGGGTGGCGACCCTGGCCGTGCCGACGATGCGCGCGCGGGCCTGGGCCCAGGGCTCGGAGCCGATCGTCATCGGCGTGCCGACCGCCATCACGGGCACCTGGGCAGCGCTGGGGGTGCAGGTCGTGCGGACCTGCAAGCTCGTCGCGAAAGAGGTGGAGCAGCGGGGCGGGATCCTCGGCCGCAAGGTCGAGTTTCTCTTCGAGGACACCCAGGGCAACCCGGCCAACTGCGTCCGCAAGGCGCAGGAGATGGTGGAACGGCACAAGGTGAACCTGTTCACGGGGATCATGGCCTCGTCCGAGGCGCTCGCGGTGAGCGCGAAGCTGGCGGAGTGGAACGCGTTCTTCCTCTCGAGCATCAACGGGGCCGGGGAGCTCACCGCCGAGAAGTACGTCCCGAACTTCTTCCGCGCCAACACCTCGGGCCCCATGGGCGCCCGGACCATCGCAGTCTATCTGAAGGACGCTCCCCAGAAGACCTTCTACGCGATCGGCCTCGACTACGCGTGGGGGCATTCGAGCGTGGCCGTCTTCGAGAAGGAGATCCAGCGGGCCGGCAAGGAGTTCGTGGGCAAGGTGTTCGCGCCCACCGGGACCAAGGATTACTCGACCTACATCACTCGGATCCGCCAGGCGAACCCCGACGGGCTCTACGTCGCCATCACGGGGGACGACGGCACGGCCTTCTACCAGCAGGCGGCCCAGTTCAAGCTCGGCGAGAAGATCCAGATGGTGACGGAGCTGGTCGACATGCTGAACCTCAAGCCGGCCGGCGAGGCCACGCTGGGGCTCATCGGGTCGAGCCGGTACACCTTCATGTACGAGACCCCGGAGAATCAGGCCTTCGTGAAGCGCTTCCAGGCCGAGTTCAAGGAAGCTCCCGACACCTTCGACGGGGAGCAGTACCAAGCCCTCCAGATCCTGTTCAAGGCCATCGAGAAGGCCCGGAGCACCGACACGGCCGCCCT includes the following:
- a CDS encoding ABC transporter substrate-binding protein; translated protein: MKREGSIPRRTFLRAGAAGVATLAVPTMRARAWAQGSEPIVIGVPTAITGTWAALGVQVVRTCKLVAKEVEQRGGILGRKVEFLFEDTQGNPANCVRKAQEMVERHKVNLFTGIMASSEALAVSAKLAEWNAFFLSSINGAGELTAEKYVPNFFRANTSGPMGARTIAVYLKDAPQKTFYAIGLDYAWGHSSVAVFEKEIQRAGKEFVGKVFAPTGTKDYSTYITRIRQANPDGLYVAITGDDGTAFYQQAAQFKLGEKIQMVTELVDMLNLKPAGEATLGLIGSSRYTFMYETPENQAFVKRFQAEFKEAPDTFDGEQYQALQILFKAIEKARSTDTAALVKAMAGLEVTSVKGKVVMRECDHQGSQQGFVVKAVKRQGFAHPVPEVVKTYPADIVTPPCRKSSYS
- a CDS encoding TetR/AcrR family transcriptional regulator, yielding MTELVVASIKDGERVRERRERLVSAATDVFVRKGYHLATVRDIGREAGFTQGTIYNYVRSKADILYLVCDEVVTAYQAAVRRAIDGIVDPAARLRAALRAIVEVMLARQEQILLLYHESHSLDPKAVRALLARVEEFIQTFEEMLAAVRGRRGFAVEHRRLAANIVTFLPTMVALRRWDLTRRVPPAVLVPGLTDFMLRGLGVVGEAAHAPRPRRPSARRHPRSTSPRPRRRQEGSQ